In the Cylindrospermopsis raciborskii Cr2010 genome, AAATAGGAGAGTCAAAAAATTAACCGGGAATTGCACCCTGGATAGTGAGGACTGAGCAGGGAGCATGATGTAGAACATAGTTGCTCACACTACCCAAAACCACCTCACTGATTCCCCTTCTTCCCCTACGTCCCACAATAATTAGGTCAGCAGACCAGCTTATAGCTTGTTCACAGATGACACGACCTGGATCCCCAACGGTTTGGAGCATTTCAGCCTTTACCCCCCTACTAATAGCAGTTTCCATTAGGGATTGGATCCATTTTAGTCGTTCTTGCTTATGTTCATCCCAGGCCTGCATATACTTGTTCATAGTTTCTCCATACAGGGAGGGGTAGATAGTTTCCGGTTGAAGAAATATGGGGTTGAGGTAGGGATCTTCTAGGGGAGACAGAACATGAAGTAGCATGATTTCAGAACTGCTCACTTGAGCCAAAAATAGAGCTTGCTCAAATATATTTTGGCTTTGATCCGGATTTTCTAAAGCAACTAAAATTTTATGCAACATAGTAATTACTCCTTGGGATAGATCTAAAATCTACACTCCCTGTGGTTTTTATGTGAGAAGGTTAGAGATATATTAGCCATACTAATCATTTTTGAGGGAAACAACAACTTTCCACAACTTTCAAGGGTGGGAAATTGTCAGACCCACATAGACTCCCAGATATACCCCCCAGATATACCTAGTAGTAGGAGTTGATGCTGATGAAATTTCATAATCGTATTCAAGCTGGAAAGATGTTAGGGGAAAGTCTAATAGATTACGCCAACCACGAAAATCTACTAGTATTAGCACTACCCCGTGGTGGTGTGCCCGTAGGTTGGGAAATTGCCAAAGCTGTGAATGCTCCCCTAGATGTTTGTATCGTCAGAAAGATTGGTGTGCCCGGACAAAAAGAATTAGCTATGGGTGCTATTGGTGCTGGGGGGGTTAGGGTATTCAATCATGATATAATTGCTACCTTGGGGATAGATAGAGATGTGATTGAAAAGGTTGTATCTCAGGAGTTGGAAGAGCTAAAGCGACGGGAACAAACATATCGAAGAAATGCTCCACCAATTAAGGTTGAAAACAAAACAGTCATTTTAGTAGATGATGGTATTGCTACCGGTGCGAATATAAGAGCAGCTATTGCTGTTCTCAAACAGCAAAAGCCCAGCAAAATTGTGGTAGCAATTCCTGTAGCATCAGCAAGTACCTATAGGGAATTGGAGTCGGAGGTAGATGAGGTAGTGTGTTTACAGACTCCTGAGTTTTTTTCAGCAATTGGATTGTGGTATGAGGATTTTTCTCAAACTAGTGACCAGGAAGTTTGTGAAATTTTAGGCTATTATATTTAGATTAAGTGGGTGAGTGGAATTAAATATTAAGATCAACGTAGGTTGGGTTGAAGTATGAAACCCAACACCCCCATGGGTTAATCCATTCTACAAATAATTGTACCTCCCTACTTAATGAAAGTTGACATCTTCATAAAGTTCAGTCATTTTTGCCTGGAATTGAATAGTAGGGAAGAAAAATGATGTTTCTTCACCTGTATAGTATTGTAAAGTCCAAAGTCCTTGATCATTCCTGCGGAAACACTCAACTCGCGGTTTTTTAGGACTAATTAAAATGTATTCTTGTAAAGTGGGTAAAGTTTGATAGTCGGCAAATTTGTCACCTCTATCAAATAATTCCGTAGAGTCAGATAAAACTTCAATAATTAAACATGGGAATCTTTTATAAGCTGCTGTTTCTTGGTCACGAGAATCGCAAGTCACCATAATATCAGGATAGTAAAATCTGTTTAACGATTCGATTCTAGCTTTCATATCCGTAATATATACTCGACAACCAGAACCCCTAAGATGATTACGCAGCAGAATGAATATATTTCCAGCTATGGTTACATGAACATCCAGGGCACCGGCCATAACGTAAATATTTCCATTAATATACTCATGTTTAACCTGACTATTTTCTTCTAGTTTTAGATATGCTTCTGGAGTAATATAAGTGTTACGATTAGCAATCATAATTAATAGCTCCCCTAATTATAGTTTTTTATAGTTTTACTGAAAGTTGACATCTTCATAAAGTTCAGTCATTTTTGCCTGGAATTGAATAGTAGGGAAGAAAAATGATGTTTCTTCACCTGTATAGTATTGTAAAGTCCAAAGTCCTTGATCATTCCTGCGGAAACACTCAACTCGCGGTTTTTTAGGACTAATTAAAATGTATTCTTGTAAAGTGGGTAAAGTTTGATAGTCGGCAAATTTGTCACCTCTATCAAATAATTCCGTAGAGTCAGATAAAACTTCAATAATTAAACATGGGAATCTTTTATAAGCTGCTGTTTCTTGGTCACGAGAATCGCAAGTCACCATAATATCAGGATAGTAAAATCTGTTTAACGATTCGATTCTAGCTTTCATATCCGTAATATATACTCGACAACCAGAACCCCTAAGATGATTTCGAAGAATAGATGCAAGATTAAGAGCAATGGTAACATGAACATCTAGGGCACCCGCCATGGCGTAAATGTTTCCATTAATATACTCATGTTTAACCTGACTATGTTCTTCTAGTTTTAGATATGCTTCTGGAGTAGTATAAGTGTTACGATTAGCAATCATACTTAATAGTCCCCATTAGTAGTCCTCACAATTCATTTCGTCTTGTTACATTCCAAATTCCAGTCTAACTCCGCTGCAACTTGGTGAGCTAATTCTAAAGGATTAAAGGGTTTAGCGATCGCACTTTTAATACCTAACTGGGAATAACGACGACGATCAGCAGCTTGGATTTTTGCGGTTAACAAAATGACCGGAATTGTTTGGGTTGCTGGATTGGCTTGTAATTTTTTAAAAGCAGATAATCCGTCCATATCAGGCATCATCACATCTAATAGAATTGCATCTGGTTGATGATTCTCAGCTTGCAAGATTCCCTCCTTACCCGAACTAGCTGTTAGCACCTCCCAACCTGCAACGGTTTCTAAACAAATCTTAGCCACTTCTTGAATATACTGCTCATTATCAACCACTAAGATGCGCCTTTTCATAATCTATGACCTAACCCTGGTTATTGCTTAGTTGTAATTCTCTGTAACAGGTCCATAACTCTTTGCTCAAACTCCTGAGTGGTGACCCTCCCCTTGGTAAAAAACTCCGTATGTCCCAATTTTAACCGATGACGTTCTGAATCGTCCAGGTCTTTTGCAGAATAGACAACCACGGGGACACTAAACAGTTGATCATGTTGTTTCAACCAATCAACAACCGTAAAACCATCAGCTTCCGGGAGGATCAAATCCAGAATTAGTAGGTCAGGATTAACCTTTTGACTCAGATGAATTGCTTCCCTACCAGTTTTGGCAATGAAGGTTTCAATGTCATGTCTACCGAACAAGGTTGCCAAAAGATCTGCGAGGTCATGATCATCTTCAATAATTAATATCTTCAGCTTTCTTGAGGGTTCAAATACAACTTTCCTTAAAGAGTTGAACAGGTCAGTTTCTTCCACTGGTTTACTTAACCAATCAGCAAACTTGACACCTTCTGAATTACTATCTTGTTGATAGTTGGAATTATTTTGACTCGATTTATAAACACTACAAATGACAATTGGTATATCTTTAGTGTCCGAACACTTTTTCAATCCAGCCATGGTTTCCCAACCATTCATTCCTGGCATAACTAAATCTAGTAAAATCACATCTGGATGTTGAATAACTGCTTGAGCGATCGCCTGGTCACCACTAGCTACTGTAAGTACCCGATATCCCCCTTGTAGTAGGAGATTTTCTAATTCCTGGCGAGTGATTGGATCATCATCACAAACCAACACTAAAGGAGAATTAGCATCAGTAATTAGGGATGTTTCATAGTCTGATTGATCGGTGACCAACCCCTGTAAATTAGCTCTATCATAAACAGTTAAAATTGGCAAAGTAAAATAAAAACTGCTACCTTCGTCCAAGATACTTTTGACCCAAATCTTGCCACCATGTTGCTGAACAATACTCTTACAAATTGCCAGACCCAAGCCAGTACCATCATGATTGCGAGAATCAGAAGAGTCCACCTGTTGAAACCGCTCAAAAATACTCTCTAATTTATCTTCTGGTATACCTCTTCCAGTATCTTGCACAGTTACCAACACCTGGTCTTTTTGTAATTCGGTCATCAAATAAACCGTGGATCCTGGTTCTGAAAACTTAATGGCATTACTGAATAAATTAGTTAAAGTTTGAATTATCCGATCTGGATCTGCCCATAATTGAATAGATGAACCATTAGAGTTATGAATAGATAAAGTCACACCTGCTTTATCCGCTAAAGGTTGCATGATATTGATAGCTGAGTTGATCAAATCTCGCAAATCACAATTTTCCCGTTCCATTTTGACCTTACCCGACTCAATGCGTTCAATATCCAGAATATCATTAATTAATCTAACTAATCGCTTCGTACTATCGGTGGCAATTTGCAGCAAACGTTTACCTTGTTCTGAAGTACTAGAGAGTAACCCACTGGTCAACATTCCTAAAGAACCATGAATGGATGTCAAAGGAGTCCGCAACTCATGACTAACAACAGAGACAAATTCATCCTTCATTTTTTCCACTTGCTTGCGCTCAGTTATATCTCGCAAGATGACGGTGTACACAGATTCTTGATCAAGATCTAATTTAGAAATTGAAGCTTCTGCAGGAAATTCTGACCCATCTTTACGACAACCAAATATTTCTTGTCTTTCTCCCATTCTGCGAGCATGAGCAGAAGATTTGCCAAATTTATATACGTGATTACGATGTTCCTGAGCAAAGCGTGTGGGTAATAATAAATCTAGTTTTTGTCCTAAAACTTCCCCAGCAGAATAACCAAAAATTTTTTCTGCACCTTGATTAAATAAGGTAATCTGTTGATTACTATCAATGGAAATAATTGCATCATCGGCAATACTTAAAATGGCTTCAAACCGATTTTCTGAAATCCTCAAAGCGTCTTGAGTACGTTTTTGTTCATCCAGTTGTGATTGCAATTGGCGATTGACATTAATTAACTCAGCTGTACGTTCATTAACCCTCAGTTCTAGTTCATCTTTAGTTTTGTGCAATGCTAATTCTGTCTGCTTACGTCTGGTAATATCACGGGCGACAATTTGTGCTGCTGGTTGATTTTGGTAGTTGAGAAATGCACCAACCATTTCTACGTAAATTATTTTCCCATCCGCTTGTAAAAATTTAACTTCATGCAAGGGAATCAATGTTTGACTTGTTTTCAGAGATTTGAGATTTTCTTCAATTTCTTCCCTGTGTTGTGGATGGACAAATTCTAGAAATTTCTTACCTAATAGTTCCTCTACTGAATTAACTCGCAGTAGTCTCACTGCAGCACTGTTAACGAAAACTAAGTCATCTTGACTAACAATGAGAATTGCCTCTGGATAAACTTCTACTAAGTTATGATAGGTTTCAACAATAAATTTGTTATTCTCGTTAATTTGATTGGTCTTTTCATATCGATTACACTCCATAATTTTCAGCAATCTCACTCTTTCCAAGCGATTCAGAATACGATTGACTAGCTCGGACACAATAATTGGTTTATTAACAAAATCATCAGCTCCTACACTAAATACCTGATTGACAATTTCTGCATCGCTATGAACTGTCAAAAACAAAATCGGTACTTCCCTACCTTGATCATGATTGCGAATCATTTTACATAATTCAATACCGCTCATACTAGGCATTTCAATGTCTAATATTAACATGTCAGGCTGAATTTTTTCCCAAGTTTCCCAAAACTTTCCAGGATGATTAAGGGTAATTATTTCTAGTCCCCAAGGAGTCAACAGTAACTGTAATAAATCTAAAGTTTTTAAATCATCATCTACCACTAATATTTTAGTTTTGTTCACTGTTGGTGTGATTTCATTATCGATGTTTCTTTCAGGGAATAATTCCGGTTGTTTTTGACTATTATCAGGAGCGGTAATTTGCTGATTTTTCTTATCAATTTCTCGCCTTAGTGATTTGACCCAACTTTGTAATTTAGGTTGTAGATTAATCATTTCTGCTACTGTTAAATTAGCAGAAGATTGGAAGAAATTCTCAATTTTTTTTGCCAATTCTGAAGCATAAGGTAAGCCAAATGTACCCAGAGAACCCGCTAAAGTGTGTGCTTCTCTAGTTGCTCGTATTAATAGCTCTAAATTAAAAGTTCCTTGGGTACGGGCAATATTTTGTGCAGCTGTTTCTATAAGGGAAATTTGCTCTTCTATCCTACCGCGAAATCGTTGCCAAATTTCTTCAAGTTTCTCAATTGTCCGCTCATTTTTTGATTGATGATTTAATTCATGGTTGGATCTACTTTCTTTTAGTTCCTCATGGTGATTATGGTCATTTTCTTGTGGCTTTAGACGATATCCAATACCATAAACTGTTTCTACTAAATCATGAGGTGCGCCCACTGCTTTTAACTTCATTCTTAAACCCTTAATATGAGTCCGCACAGCGTCTTCCCCCGGTGTGTCTTCATAAGACCAAAGATGATCTAAAATCATTCCACAGCTAAATACTCGACGATTATTTCGCATCAGAAGTTCTAGTAGAGCATATTCTTTTGGGGTGAGTGAAAGTTGGTCTTGTTGATATGTAACTTCACAACTACTAGGGTCTAATCGCAAACCTCTCCACTCTAATACAGGCTGGGAATTAACACCGCCACGTCTTAATAATGCTCTTACACGAGCTACCAATTCTTCTTCATCACAGGGTTTGACTACATAATCATCCGCACCAGCATCTAAACCAATAGCTTTATCGTGAGAACTATCACGCCCTGTCAATAATAAAATTGGCACTCGCCGACCACTAGAACGAATTTTTTTACATAAGCTAATTCCATCGAGTTTTGGTAAAACAATGTCTAGTAGTATCAGGTCATACTCATAAGTTTCTACTAAATCCCAAGCAGTCTTACCATCATTTGCTAATTCTACAGCATAATTCTGTTCTGTGAGAAAATTAGTCAGGGTATATGCAATTAGTTCATCATCCTCAACTACTAAAATCTTCATGTTAAAAACCTCCTTTAAACATTGTAATTAGAAATAATCAGAATAAATTTACCTACGACAGAGTTAATAGTCAAAATTCAGTACAAAATTTTAAGCTATGTATAGCTATAGAGTTAAACATGTGAAAATTCTTAACTTAATTATTAAAGCTGGACAAGAAATAAAGGAAAGATATCAACTTTTAGATATAGAGCAAACTGACTAAAAATGGGCATAATAACTAAGAAGTACAGAAAAGGTAGAATCATCACCAAATGGCTTGATCTAGGTCTTGGAACATTTACAGTCATGGACAGTCATGGATAGTTAAAATGTTTATTCCCTTAACCATAATTTCCTCACAAGTTCCTCACATTCTTTAGCTACAACCATAAGTGTAGACCTAGATCCCAAGCTAGGAGTTAAAAATTAACGAATTGTAAAGATAAATGCTAAGAATTATAAAGGAAACCTACATCTTCTTACAAATAGGAACTGGAATAACATAAAGAGGTACTTTGTAATGGTTGATAAGTTATAAAGGAGACATCAATGCTTAGTAAAATTTTGGTGGGGTTAGACCTTTCTAGCATAGGTGAGGAAGTATTTCAACAAGCACTCAACTTAGCAAAATTGACATCGGCTGAGTTAATGCTAATACATGTCCTATCACCAGAGGAAGATGGCATTCCGGATACCATGATGTTTTCTCAGATTGATTACTATCCAGCTTGGACTGATGAAAGCATGGGAATTTATTTGAAGAAATTGGAAGCCTATAAAGAAGAAGGTTTGGAAATGTTGCAAGGTTTTTGTGCGCGGGCAAATACAGAAAACATTAAAACCGAGTTTTCCCAGAATGTGGGAAATCCAGGTAAGGTGATTTGTCAAGTCGCTGGGGCGTGGGGTGCGGATTTAATCATCATTGGGAGACGAGGAGTTTCTAAAATCACTGAGTTTTTTATGGGTAGTGTAAGTAATTATGTGTTGCACCATGCACCCTGTTCTGTACATATTGTCCACCATCCTGATAAGAAATCATGAAAACCACAGTTCCAGTTCGCGTCAATCATGTTGAGCGTGGGGACAAACGTTTGAGAATGTTGGATACAGCCATCAAACGCTGTCAATATCAACAGGATGCACTGATTGAAATTCTCCATCGAGCAACGGAATTATTTGGGTATTTAGAATTAGATTTACTGCTGTATATCGCCCGTGAGTTAAAATTGCCACCTAGTCGGGTATATGGAGTAGCAACATTTTACCATTTATTTTCCTTGGCACCAAAAGGTAAACATAATTGTGTAGTTTGTACAGGTACAGCTTGTTATGTGAAAGGTGCCCAAGGAATTTTAACCACCCTGGAAACATTCATCCAAATTAAAGCGGGAGATACCACACCAGACGGAGAAATTTCCTTGATGACTGCTAGATGTTTAGGTGCTTGTGGTATTGCACCAGCAGTGGTGTTTGACGGTGAGGTTTTAGGTAATCAAACTGCACAATCAGTCTGTAAAAAAGTGGGAGAATGGCAACATGGAACTACATGAATTATTGGAGATTGCTAGGGCAGAAAATTCTCAGAAGAAACCTATACAAATTCGCTGTTGCACTGCTGCAGGTTGTTTGTCTTCTGGTTCCCAAGCAGTGAAGGAAAATTTATTGACATCGCTTAAAGCAGCAGGTTTGGAACAGCAGGTGGAAGTGGTAGGTGTGGGTTGCATGCGCCTTTGTTGTCAGGGTCCTTTAGTGGAGATAGATGAGAATAAAAGTCATAAAATTAAACTTTATCAACAAGTAACGCCCCAGGATGCACCAAAGGTAATTGATTCTATCAAGGGAAAAAACACCACTTTAAAACAGCAAGATTTACAACATCCGTTTTTTACTAAACAATTGCCCATTGTTTTAGAAAATAGTGGTCGGGTAGATCCAGAAAGAATTCAATCTTATATTGCAGCTAATGGTTATCAAGCTCTCTACCAAGTGCTGCGAGAAATGAAACCCGCAGAAGTAGTGGAAGTTATTACTAAAAGTGGATTAAGGGGAAGAGGTGGTGCTGGATATCCCACGGGTTTAAAATGGGGAACGGTAGCAAAATCGCCAGGTGCAAAAAAATTCGTGATTTGTAATGCGGATGAGGGAGATCCAGGCGCATTCATGGATCGTAGTGTGTTAGAAAGTGATCCCCATCGAGTTTTAGAAGGAATGGCGATCGCCGCTTATTCCATTGGTGCTAATCAAGGTTATATTTATGTGAGAGCGGAATACCCCATTGCGATTAAACGTCTGGAAACTGCCATTCGTCAAGCACAAAGGTTAGGGGTATTGGGAACAAATATTTTTGAATCACCTTTTGATTTTAAAATCGAAATTCGCATTGGTGCAGGTGCTTATGTTTGTGGTGAAGAAACCGCATTAATGGCTTCAATTGAAGGTAACCGTGGTGTTCCCCATCCTCGTCCTCCATACCCTGCTGAATCAGGTTTATGGGGTTACCCTACATTAATTAATAACGTGGAAACCTTTGCTAATATTGCTCCTATTATCAGAAATGGGGCGGAATGGTTTGCTAATATTGGCACAGAGAAAAGTAAAGGGACAAAGGTTTTCGCCCTAGCAGGTAAAATCCGGAATACAGGTTTAATTGAGGTTCCCATGGGGACAACCCTAGGGGAAATTGTGGAACAAATGGGTGGTGGTATTCCTGATGGGGGTATGGCCAAAGCGGTACAAACAGGTGGACCATCGGGAGGATGTATACCAGCATCAGCATTTACCACACCCGTAGATTATGAATCCTTGTCTGCTTTGGGTTCTATGATGGGTTCTGGGGGAATGATTGTGATGGATCAAACTACTAATATGGTAGATGTGGCACGATTCTTTATGGAGTTTTGTATGGATGAGTCCTGTGGTAAATGTATTCCCTGTAGGGTGGGAACGGTGCAACTCCATGATTTATTAACCAAGATTAGTAAGGGAAAGGGAACACAAAATGATTTACATCTGTTGGAAGAATTATGCGATATGGTGAAACACACCAGTTTATGTGGGTTAGGTCAGTCTGCACCCAATCCTGTTTTTAGCACCCTGCGCTATTTCAAAGAAGAATATTTAGCTCTAATTAAGCAATAGAAAACAAATCAATTATCAGACAATTATGACAGTAAAGACTTTGACAATTGATGGGCAAATGGTCAGCGCTCACGAGCATAATACCTTATTAGAAGCAGCACAGGAGTCAGGTATACATATTCCCACACTTTGTCATTTAGATGGTGTGGGAGATGTGGGTGCTTGTCGTCTATGTTTAGTAGAAATTGCTGGGATGAATAAACTTCTACCTGCTTGTGTGACCAAGGTTTCTGAGGGGATGGAAGTCACAACTAAAAGCGATCGCCTGCAAAGGTATAGAAGAACAATTATCGAAATGCTATTTGCAGAAGGGAATCACACCTGTTCTGTATGTGTGGCTAATGGTAATTGTGAATTACAGGATTTAGCCATAGAAATGGGCATGGATCACGTGCGATTAGCTTATCAGTTCCCCCAGCGGAGTGTTGATACTTCCCATGAGAGATTTGGCATAGACCACAATCGTTGTGTTCTGTGTACTCGCTGTGTGCGGGTATGTGATGAGATTGAAGGTGCCCACACTTGGGATATGGCGGGTAGGGGGTCAAAATCCCATGTGATTACGGATTTAAATCAACCCTGGGGAACTTCTCTCACCTGTACTTCCTGTGGTAAATGTGTCAATGCTTGTCCCACTGGAGCTTTGTTTACTAAGGGTGTAAGTGTGGAAGAAATGAAACATGATCGAGGTAAAATAGAATTCTTGGTCACAGCGCGAGAGAAACAACAGTGGAACTTTTAGTGGTTAGCATCTTACATATCATCAATTAAACATTATGGACAAAATCAAATTAGCAACCGTATGGTTAGGTGGATGTTCTGGATGTCACATGTCATTTTTAGACCTAGATGAATGGTTAATAGATTTAGCCACTCAGGTAGATGTAGTTTATAGCCCTATTGCTGATATTAAAGAATATCCAGAAGGGGTGGATGTGGTATTAGTAGAAGGAGCGATCGCCAATGAAGAACATTTGGAGATAATCCACAAAATTAGACAGAGGACAAAAACCATTATTTCCTTTGGAGACTGCGCAGTTACAGG is a window encoding:
- a CDS encoding universal stress protein; translation: MLHKILVALENPDQSQNIFEQALFLAQVSSSEIMLLHVLSPLEDPYLNPIFLQPETIYPSLYGETMNKYMQAWDEHKQERLKWIQSLMETAISRGVKAEMLQTVGDPGRVICEQAISWSADLIIVGRRGRRGISEVVLGSVSNYVLHHAPCSVLTIQGAIPG
- a CDS encoding phosphoribosyltransferase codes for the protein MLMKFHNRIQAGKMLGESLIDYANHENLLVLALPRGGVPVGWEIAKAVNAPLDVCIVRKIGVPGQKELAMGAIGAGGVRVFNHDIIATLGIDRDVIEKVVSQELEELKRREQTYRRNAPPIKVENKTVILVDDGIATGANIRAAIAVLKQQKPSKIVVAIPVASASTYRELESEVDEVVCLQTPEFFSAIGLWYEDFSQTSDQEVCEILGYYI
- a CDS encoding Uma2 family endonuclease gives rise to the protein MIANRNTYITPEAYLKLEENSQVKHEYINGNIYVMAGALDVHVTIAGNIFILLRNHLRGSGCRVYITDMKARIESLNRFYYPDIMVTCDSRDQETAAYKRFPCLIIEVLSDSTELFDRGDKFADYQTLPTLQEYILISPKKPRVECFRRNDQGLWTLQYYTGEETSFFFPTIQFQAKMTELYEDVNFH
- a CDS encoding Uma2 family endonuclease; this encodes MIANRNTYTTPEAYLKLEEHSQVKHEYINGNIYAMAGALDVHVTIALNLASILRNHLRGSGCRVYITDMKARIESLNRFYYPDIMVTCDSRDQETAAYKRFPCLIIEVLSDSTELFDRGDKFADYQTLPTLQEYILISPKKPRVECFRRNDQGLWTLQYYTGEETSFFFPTIQFQAKMTELYEDVNFQ
- a CDS encoding response regulator, with amino-acid sequence MKRRILVVDNEQYIQEVAKICLETVAGWEVLTASSGKEGILQAENHQPDAILLDVMMPDMDGLSAFKKLQANPATQTIPVILLTAKIQAADRRRYSQLGIKSAIAKPFNPLELAHQVAAELDWNLECNKTK
- a CDS encoding response regulator produces the protein MKILVVEDDELIAYTLTNFLTEQNYAVELANDGKTAWDLVETYEYDLILLDIVLPKLDGISLCKKIRSSGRRVPILLLTGRDSSHDKAIGLDAGADDYVVKPCDEEELVARVRALLRRGGVNSQPVLEWRGLRLDPSSCEVTYQQDQLSLTPKEYALLELLMRNNRRVFSCGMILDHLWSYEDTPGEDAVRTHIKGLRMKLKAVGAPHDLVETVYGIGYRLKPQENDHNHHEELKESRSNHELNHQSKNERTIEKLEEIWQRFRGRIEEQISLIETAAQNIARTQGTFNLELLIRATREAHTLAGSLGTFGLPYASELAKKIENFFQSSANLTVAEMINLQPKLQSWVKSLRREIDKKNQQITAPDNSQKQPELFPERNIDNEITPTVNKTKILVVDDDLKTLDLLQLLLTPWGLEIITLNHPGKFWETWEKIQPDMLILDIEMPSMSGIELCKMIRNHDQGREVPILFLTVHSDAEIVNQVFSVGADDFVNKPIIVSELVNRILNRLERVRLLKIMECNRYEKTNQINENNKFIVETYHNLVEVYPEAILIVSQDDLVFVNSAAVRLLRVNSVEELLGKKFLEFVHPQHREEIEENLKSLKTSQTLIPLHEVKFLQADGKIIYVEMVGAFLNYQNQPAAQIVARDITRRKQTELALHKTKDELELRVNERTAELINVNRQLQSQLDEQKRTQDALRISENRFEAILSIADDAIISIDSNQQITLFNQGAEKIFGYSAGEVLGQKLDLLLPTRFAQEHRNHVYKFGKSSAHARRMGERQEIFGCRKDGSEFPAEASISKLDLDQESVYTVILRDITERKQVEKMKDEFVSVVSHELRTPLTSIHGSLGMLTSGLLSSTSEQGKRLLQIATDSTKRLVRLINDILDIERIESGKVKMERENCDLRDLINSAINIMQPLADKAGVTLSIHNSNGSSIQLWADPDRIIQTLTNLFSNAIKFSEPGSTVYLMTELQKDQVLVTVQDTGRGIPEDKLESIFERFQQVDSSDSRNHDGTGLGLAICKSIVQQHGGKIWVKSILDEGSSFYFTLPILTVYDRANLQGLVTDQSDYETSLITDANSPLVLVCDDDPITRQELENLLLQGGYRVLTVASGDQAIAQAVIQHPDVILLDLVMPGMNGWETMAGLKKCSDTKDIPIVICSVYKSSQNNSNYQQDSNSEGVKFADWLSKPVEETDLFNSLRKVVFEPSRKLKILIIEDDHDLADLLATLFGRHDIETFIAKTGREAIHLSQKVNPDLLILDLILPEADGFTVVDWLKQHDQLFSVPVVVYSAKDLDDSERHRLKLGHTEFFTKGRVTTQEFEQRVMDLLQRITTKQ
- a CDS encoding universal stress protein produces the protein MLSKILVGLDLSSIGEEVFQQALNLAKLTSAELMLIHVLSPEEDGIPDTMMFSQIDYYPAWTDESMGIYLKKLEAYKEEGLEMLQGFCARANTENIKTEFSQNVGNPGKVICQVAGAWGADLIIIGRRGVSKITEFFMGSVSNYVLHHAPCSVHIVHHPDKKS
- the hoxE gene encoding bidirectional hydrogenase complex protein HoxE, with the protein product MKTTVPVRVNHVERGDKRLRMLDTAIKRCQYQQDALIEILHRATELFGYLELDLLLYIARELKLPPSRVYGVATFYHLFSLAPKGKHNCVVCTGTACYVKGAQGILTTLETFIQIKAGDTTPDGEISLMTARCLGACGIAPAVVFDGEVLGNQTAQSVCKKVGEWQHGTT
- a CDS encoding NuoF family protein, with the protein product MELHELLEIARAENSQKKPIQIRCCTAAGCLSSGSQAVKENLLTSLKAAGLEQQVEVVGVGCMRLCCQGPLVEIDENKSHKIKLYQQVTPQDAPKVIDSIKGKNTTLKQQDLQHPFFTKQLPIVLENSGRVDPERIQSYIAANGYQALYQVLREMKPAEVVEVITKSGLRGRGGAGYPTGLKWGTVAKSPGAKKFVICNADEGDPGAFMDRSVLESDPHRVLEGMAIAAYSIGANQGYIYVRAEYPIAIKRLETAIRQAQRLGVLGTNIFESPFDFKIEIRIGAGAYVCGEETALMASIEGNRGVPHPRPPYPAESGLWGYPTLINNVETFANIAPIIRNGAEWFANIGTEKSKGTKVFALAGKIRNTGLIEVPMGTTLGEIVEQMGGGIPDGGMAKAVQTGGPSGGCIPASAFTTPVDYESLSALGSMMGSGGMIVMDQTTNMVDVARFFMEFCMDESCGKCIPCRVGTVQLHDLLTKISKGKGTQNDLHLLEELCDMVKHTSLCGLGQSAPNPVFSTLRYFKEEYLALIKQ
- the hoxU gene encoding bidirectional hydrogenase complex protein HoxU, producing MTVKTLTIDGQMVSAHEHNTLLEAAQESGIHIPTLCHLDGVGDVGACRLCLVEIAGMNKLLPACVTKVSEGMEVTTKSDRLQRYRRTIIEMLFAEGNHTCSVCVANGNCELQDLAIEMGMDHVRLAYQFPQRSVDTSHERFGIDHNRCVLCTRCVRVCDEIEGAHTWDMAGRGSKSHVITDLNQPWGTSLTCTSCGKCVNACPTGALFTKGVSVEEMKHDRGKIEFLVTAREKQQWNF